Proteins co-encoded in one Haloarcula sp. DT43 genomic window:
- a CDS encoding HEAT repeat domain-containing protein, whose amino-acid sequence MSLYELERDGKVQELIRLLRESDNQRVKARAAELLGNFDDHDDRRDVVNALVSAAQSDSDAVTGAAIDSLDELGDDAITQLIGGMAGVDLEDDAADWVKAKAYMQVLDADVPELRMAAANGLGTLDQADAVPKLAERFEDPDPRVRARAARSAGKIGDSRATNPIENVLTDPKAAVRREAADALGNIGNRQALQALLPLYEDDDERVRRIAVGAFGNFGNDRPVDYLIEALSDDSAAVRRTAVYSLIELLSNVPTDQSHEIRDTVVEKLSNTDDRSVVVPLVEILEESTQAAQRRNTAWMLGRVTSREERDRVIDSLVDALDDDDQMLRQFAATSLAELGDDDNMVERRLLNIVQNDGVDPEVRGQAIFTLGKVGGERSRKTLDKLIDETEHDVIRKKAFSAISKLGGRG is encoded by the coding sequence ATGAGCCTCTACGAACTGGAACGGGACGGCAAGGTACAGGAACTCATCCGCCTCCTCCGGGAGAGCGACAACCAGCGGGTCAAGGCCCGCGCCGCGGAGCTACTGGGGAACTTCGACGACCACGACGACCGCCGCGACGTGGTCAACGCGCTCGTGAGCGCGGCCCAGAGCGACAGCGACGCGGTCACCGGCGCGGCAATCGACTCGCTGGACGAACTCGGCGACGACGCCATCACGCAACTCATCGGCGGGATGGCCGGCGTCGACCTCGAAGACGACGCCGCCGACTGGGTGAAGGCGAAGGCGTACATGCAGGTGCTCGATGCGGACGTGCCGGAGCTCCGGATGGCGGCGGCCAACGGCCTCGGCACCCTCGACCAGGCCGACGCGGTCCCGAAGCTCGCCGAGCGGTTCGAGGACCCCGACCCGCGGGTGCGGGCGCGAGCGGCCCGGTCGGCCGGTAAAATCGGCGACTCGCGGGCGACGAACCCGATCGAGAACGTCCTGACGGACCCGAAAGCCGCCGTCAGGCGCGAGGCCGCCGACGCGCTGGGCAACATCGGGAACCGGCAGGCGCTCCAGGCGCTGCTCCCGCTGTACGAGGACGACGACGAGCGGGTCCGACGCATCGCCGTCGGCGCGTTCGGGAACTTCGGCAACGACCGCCCGGTCGACTACCTCATCGAGGCGCTCTCGGACGACTCGGCCGCCGTCCGGCGGACCGCGGTGTACTCGCTCATCGAGCTCCTGTCGAACGTCCCGACCGACCAGAGCCACGAGATACGGGACACCGTCGTCGAGAAGCTCTCGAACACGGACGACCGGAGCGTCGTCGTGCCGCTGGTCGAGATTCTCGAAGAGAGCACGCAGGCCGCCCAGCGGCGCAACACCGCCTGGATGCTCGGCCGGGTCACGAGCCGGGAGGAGCGGGACCGCGTCATCGACTCGCTCGTCGACGCGCTCGACGACGACGACCAGATGCTCCGGCAGTTCGCCGCCACCAGCCTCGCCGAACTCGGCGACGACGACAACATGGTCGAGCGGCGGCTGCTCAACATCGTCCAGAACGACGGCGTCGACCCCGAGGTCCGCGGACAGGCCATCTTCACGCTCGGGAAAGTCGGGGGCGAGCGCTCCCGGAAGACGCTGGACAAGCTCATCGACGAGACGGAACACGACGTGATACGGAAAAAGGCCTTTTCGGCCATCTCGAAGCTCGGTGGCCGCGGATGA
- a CDS encoding CheF family chemotaxis protein, which yields MSDGEHALVDTKGKFVQVVSDGRKRNDIEWLPGRILLSNKRLVLATNDGKRTIPLSKVTSVTASQMNQPLAQVDSYIKIQAGRDVTLVSAKQAEAFQENLYSTLLDQTVVLVNHPAVKGGVVQDGGWEKGRLKLDGDCINLAIASGTFVELDIDDVGTVERKEKTIRGDERPLLEVEHTIEGTSVETHISGTPRHVSLIEGLVRQGEQRNAADDVDLSDKETQVLMALYSGISPFKIPDFVDMDIEEVEAVYDRLIESEILEPVRTRREVQLEARGRSIASDAMADQ from the coding sequence ATGAGCGACGGAGAACACGCACTGGTCGATACGAAGGGGAAGTTCGTCCAGGTCGTCTCGGACGGGCGCAAACGCAACGACATCGAGTGGCTACCCGGTCGGATTCTCCTCTCGAACAAGCGGCTGGTCCTGGCGACCAACGACGGCAAGCGGACCATCCCGCTGTCGAAGGTCACCAGCGTCACGGCCAGCCAGATGAACCAGCCGCTGGCACAGGTAGACAGCTACATCAAGATTCAGGCCGGCCGGGACGTGACGCTCGTCTCGGCGAAGCAGGCCGAGGCGTTCCAGGAAAACCTCTACAGCACGCTGCTGGACCAGACCGTCGTCCTCGTCAACCACCCCGCGGTCAAAGGCGGCGTCGTCCAGGACGGCGGCTGGGAGAAGGGGCGACTCAAGCTCGACGGCGACTGCATCAACCTGGCCATCGCCAGCGGCACGTTCGTCGAACTGGACATCGACGACGTGGGGACCGTCGAGCGCAAGGAGAAGACGATTCGCGGGGACGAGCGCCCCCTGTTGGAGGTCGAACACACCATCGAGGGGACCAGCGTCGAGACCCACATCTCAGGGACGCCCCGACACGTCTCGCTCATCGAGGGGCTCGTCCGGCAGGGTGAGCAGCGCAACGCCGCCGACGACGTGGACCTCTCCGACAAGGAGACGCAGGTGCTGATGGCGCTGTACTCCGGCATCTCGCCGTTCAAGATACCGGACTTCGTCGACATGGACATCGAGGAAGTCGAGGCCGTGTACGACCGGCTCATCGAGTCGGAGATACTCGAACCGGTCCGGACGCGCCGCGAGGTCCAGCTGGAAGCCCGTGGCCGGTCGATTGCGAGCGACGCGATGGCCGACCAGTAG
- a CDS encoding universal stress protein encodes MDIDLVLVPVDGSDQSERAAEYAIAVAERYDADLHLLFVIDERLHRNIENGDVSAAAIAEEHRAFTERIHETFREAHDGAFETSSATAFSETRLMQTPGSVILDVGEDVDADFIVVPREKGEEAVGRAATYVIEYASQPVLTV; translated from the coding sequence ATGGACATCGACCTCGTACTCGTGCCGGTCGACGGCAGCGACCAGTCGGAACGGGCGGCCGAGTACGCGATTGCCGTCGCGGAACGGTACGACGCCGACCTCCACCTGCTGTTTGTCATCGACGAACGGCTCCACCGGAACATCGAGAACGGCGACGTGAGCGCGGCCGCAATCGCCGAGGAGCACCGGGCGTTCACCGAGCGCATCCACGAGACGTTCCGCGAGGCCCACGACGGCGCGTTCGAGACGTCGTCCGCGACCGCGTTCTCCGAGACGCGACTGATGCAGACGCCCGGGAGCGTCATCCTCGACGTGGGCGAAGACGTCGACGCGGATTTCATCGTCGTCCCGCGCGAGAAGGGGGAAGAGGCCGTCGGGCGCGCGGCGACGTACGTCATCGAGTACGCCAGCCAGCCGGTCCTGACCGTCTAG
- a CDS encoding PAS domain S-box protein translates to MHRKVRVLHVDDDPEFAEMAATFLEREGDAFTVETATDVRQGLARLSEAAFDCVVSDYDMPETNGIEFLEVVRETYPDLPFVLYTGKGSEEVASEAVSKGVSDYLQKGHGTDRYTLLANRIENLVAQRRAEAGLESRIEQQSALAALGKHALSGSGLQALFEEAVELVSDTLGTEYSEVLEYRPDSADLLLRAGVGWQEGLVGTATVGAGLDSQAGFTLKTEEPVVVDDLATEERFSGPPLLLDHDVVSGISIVIGNTDDPWGVLGTHSTDQTTFTDDDVTFVQNVANLLGSAIQRHRSEQRRRESERRFREIAEVSPDTIFRLDTDGVFRFVSPVVESLLGYTPDELVDTPFQDYVPEGSMETAVGGFTRVAAGETVRELELRLIDADGDLVEVEVSASPVTHDGSVRFVQGLVRDITGRKERERNLQRYHEYTDDMLDAIEDVLFVYDESGTLQRWNESLSAVTGYDDDEIATMNGIDFVSESDRAATAAAIREVFETGHARLKASLMTKDGTEIPYEYVANRIVHPDGTPLLVGIGRDITDRTERERRLRRLKAQYEALIENLPEMGVFLFDHDCRYTVAGGGEIRSVGLTSADFEGTTPHDLFPEAIADELEHYYREALDGRSHRFEQQYQDSQYQIQTVPVRDDDGEVISGLAVSEDVTERRQRQRTLERQNERLREFAGVVSHDLRNPLNVAQGRLELARTECDSDHLDDVAAAIERSHRLIDDLLTLASSGDEVTETDALALGAVVEGCWQNVPTGDATLVVRTEQTVVADRGRLEQMLENLIRNAVEHARPGPEVPADAPEREGSDLTVTVGALTDGFYVADTGTGIPPEDREDIFEAGYSTATDGTGFGLRIVEQIADAHGWTVTVTDSESGGARFEFRGVETT, encoded by the coding sequence ATGCATCGCAAAGTCCGCGTGCTCCACGTTGACGACGACCCGGAGTTCGCCGAGATGGCCGCCACGTTTCTCGAACGTGAGGGCGACGCGTTCACCGTCGAGACGGCGACTGACGTGCGTCAGGGGCTCGCACGGCTCTCCGAGGCCGCGTTCGACTGCGTCGTCTCGGACTACGACATGCCCGAGACGAACGGCATCGAGTTTCTGGAGGTCGTCCGCGAGACGTATCCGGACCTCCCGTTCGTCCTCTACACGGGCAAAGGGAGCGAGGAAGTCGCCAGCGAGGCCGTCTCCAAGGGCGTCAGCGATTACCTGCAGAAGGGACACGGCACCGACCGCTACACCCTGCTGGCGAACCGAATCGAGAACCTCGTCGCACAGCGGCGTGCGGAAGCGGGGCTGGAATCGCGTATCGAACAGCAGTCGGCGCTGGCGGCGCTGGGGAAACACGCCCTCTCTGGCTCTGGCCTCCAGGCGCTGTTCGAGGAGGCGGTCGAACTCGTCTCGGACACGCTGGGCACGGAGTACTCGGAGGTGCTCGAATACCGGCCCGACAGCGCCGACCTCCTGTTGCGGGCCGGCGTCGGCTGGCAGGAGGGACTGGTCGGCACCGCGACCGTCGGGGCCGGGCTGGACTCACAGGCCGGCTTCACGCTCAAGACCGAGGAGCCGGTCGTCGTCGACGACCTTGCCACGGAGGAGCGCTTCAGCGGCCCGCCGCTGTTGCTGGACCACGACGTGGTGAGCGGCATCAGCATCGTCATCGGCAACACCGACGACCCGTGGGGCGTCCTGGGCACGCACTCGACGGACCAGACTACCTTCACGGACGACGACGTGACGTTCGTCCAGAACGTCGCCAATCTGCTGGGGAGCGCCATCCAACGCCACCGCTCCGAACAGCGCCGCCGCGAGAGCGAGCGCCGGTTCCGCGAGATAGCGGAGGTGAGTCCGGACACGATATTCCGCCTGGATACCGACGGCGTCTTCAGGTTCGTCTCCCCCGTCGTCGAATCGCTTCTCGGCTACACGCCCGACGAACTCGTCGACACCCCGTTCCAGGACTACGTTCCCGAGGGGAGCATGGAGACGGCAGTCGGTGGGTTCACCAGGGTCGCGGCCGGCGAGACCGTCCGTGAACTCGAACTGCGCCTCATCGACGCCGACGGGGACCTCGTCGAGGTCGAGGTCAGCGCCAGCCCGGTCACACACGACGGCTCGGTCCGGTTCGTCCAGGGGCTCGTCCGGGACATCACCGGGCGAAAGGAGCGGGAACGGAACCTCCAGCGCTACCACGAGTACACCGACGACATGCTGGACGCCATCGAGGACGTGCTGTTCGTCTACGACGAGTCCGGGACGCTCCAGCGGTGGAACGAGAGCCTCTCGGCCGTGACCGGCTACGACGACGACGAAATCGCGACGATGAACGGGATCGACTTCGTCTCCGAGTCGGACCGGGCGGCCACGGCCGCGGCCATCCGCGAGGTGTTCGAGACGGGACACGCGCGTCTCAAGGCGTCACTCATGACCAAAGACGGGACGGAGATACCCTACGAGTACGTCGCCAACCGCATCGTCCACCCGGACGGGACGCCGCTGCTGGTCGGTATCGGCCGTGACATCACCGACCGGACCGAGCGCGAGCGGCGACTCCGGCGGCTCAAGGCACAGTACGAGGCCCTCATCGAGAACCTCCCCGAGATGGGCGTGTTCCTCTTCGACCACGACTGCCGATACACCGTCGCCGGCGGCGGGGAAATCCGCTCTGTGGGGCTCACGTCGGCCGACTTCGAGGGGACGACGCCACACGACCTGTTCCCGGAGGCGATTGCCGACGAGCTCGAACACTACTACCGCGAGGCGCTCGACGGCCGCTCCCACCGGTTCGAACAGCAGTACCAGGACAGCCAGTATCAGATTCAGACGGTTCCCGTCCGGGACGACGACGGCGAGGTCATCTCCGGGCTGGCGGTCTCGGAGGACGTCACGGAGCGCAGACAGCGCCAGCGGACGCTCGAACGCCAGAACGAGCGGCTGCGGGAGTTCGCCGGCGTAGTCAGCCACGACCTCCGGAACCCGCTGAACGTCGCACAGGGCCGCCTCGAACTGGCCCGGACCGAGTGTGACAGCGACCACCTCGACGACGTCGCCGCGGCAATCGAGCGGAGCCACAGGCTCATCGACGACCTGTTGACGCTCGCCAGCAGCGGGGACGAGGTCACCGAGACGGACGCGCTGGCTCTCGGGGCAGTCGTCGAGGGGTGCTGGCAGAACGTCCCCACCGGCGACGCGACGCTCGTGGTCCGGACCGAGCAGACGGTCGTGGCTGACCGGGGGCGACTCGAACAGATGCTCGAAAACCTCATCCGGAACGCCGTCGAACACGCACGGCCCGGTCCCGAGGTCCCTGCCGACGCCCCGGAGCGCGAGGGGAGCGACCTGACGGTGACCGTCGGCGCGCTCACCGACGGGTTCTACGTCGCGGACACCGGCACCGGCATCCCGCCCGAGGACCGCGAGGACATCTTCGAGGCCGGCTATTCGACCGCTACCGACGGGACCGGGTTCGGACTCCGCATCGTCGAGCAAATCGCCGACGCCCACGGGTGGACCGTCACCGTGACAGACAGCGAGTCCGGCGGCGCGCGGTTCGAATTCCGGGGCGTCGAGACGACGTGA
- a CDS encoding DUF5807 family protein, which produces MTKHAEFLAGERPEDVLFFLHEDAVSNPGALAEYADEVEDGHVLVLPGEDGRNAFQSATGIDPMGLAQQAMGTEGDISDDLTGANCPVAEEEPDVDHTTRFVFAFAEEQNEDVGGLYAEGDVVHAYAVCACGERYSDKWVAGE; this is translated from the coding sequence ATGACCAAACACGCGGAGTTCCTGGCGGGCGAGCGGCCCGAAGACGTGCTCTTCTTCCTCCACGAGGACGCCGTCTCGAACCCCGGCGCGCTGGCCGAGTATGCCGACGAGGTCGAGGACGGCCACGTCCTCGTCCTGCCGGGCGAGGACGGCCGGAACGCGTTCCAGTCGGCGACCGGCATCGACCCGATGGGACTGGCCCAGCAGGCGATGGGCACCGAGGGTGACATCAGCGACGACCTGACCGGCGCGAACTGTCCGGTCGCCGAGGAGGAACCGGACGTCGACCACACGACGCGGTTCGTCTTCGCATTCGCCGAGGAACAGAACGAGGACGTGGGCGGCCTCTACGCCGAGGGCGACGTGGTCCACGCCTACGCGGTGTGTGCCTGTGGGGAACGGTACAGCGATAAGTGGGTCGCCGGGGAGTAG
- a CDS encoding 30S ribosomal protein S6e, whose protein sequence is MAEFTVAVSDPESGHTYQIDVDGQDANRFIGRELGDEVDGGAVGLDGYTLELTGGSDTSGRPMRPDVRGVATKEIMSDGGVGFEPTTDGERKRITVRGREVSDDTRQINAKITARGSEDVDDLLGDDE, encoded by the coding sequence ATGGCAGAATTCACGGTCGCCGTCTCCGACCCGGAGAGCGGCCACACCTACCAGATAGACGTGGACGGACAGGACGCGAACCGCTTTATCGGCCGCGAGCTCGGCGACGAGGTCGACGGCGGCGCTGTCGGCCTCGACGGCTACACGCTTGAGCTGACCGGCGGCTCGGACACCTCCGGCCGACCGATGCGGCCCGACGTTCGCGGCGTCGCGACGAAGGAAATCATGTCCGACGGCGGCGTCGGCTTCGAGCCGACCACCGACGGCGAGCGCAAGCGCATCACCGTCCGCGGCCGCGAGGTCAGCGACGACACGCGCCAGATTAACGCGAAGATTACGGCCCGCGGCAGCGAAGACGTGGACGACCTCCTCGGCGACGACGAGTAA
- a CDS encoding DHH family phosphoesterase, whose amino-acid sequence MDDWLIDDERLSIGRKSVLPGEGFFVPDSYEEEQAEAEAAETLEDAGVVVIADPDADGLACTALIRQAHGEGALLPAGPHELTEALEWTAEYADPGATVFICDLCPDRESDIAPLDALVDAVERVVWFDHHQWPDDLADDVDAAGVERTVGDSDEVCTADVALAELDHDFDEQWADLAAVTRDHDLWIRDDPRSDDLADLSYWSEPEEYIEAVREHGPDLSPEYHEFLDEKRVEKEALIEKAVDRAELREVGEWTVGVTYGRCSQNEVAEALREQGADAAVIVKPAGSASIRGTENFERAHEVAQQVNGGGHPKAAGCKPDIYDDMMDYAHHWTTQGAVAKQAIVDAFRRLPEDEEEGMDTDR is encoded by the coding sequence ATGGACGATTGGCTCATCGACGACGAACGCCTCTCTATCGGCCGCAAATCGGTACTCCCCGGGGAGGGGTTCTTCGTCCCGGATTCCTACGAGGAAGAGCAAGCCGAAGCCGAAGCCGCCGAGACGCTTGAGGACGCCGGCGTCGTCGTCATCGCCGACCCCGACGCCGACGGACTCGCCTGTACCGCGCTGATTCGGCAGGCCCATGGCGAGGGCGCGCTGTTGCCCGCCGGCCCGCACGAACTCACCGAGGCCCTGGAGTGGACCGCCGAGTACGCCGACCCCGGCGCGACCGTCTTCATCTGTGACCTCTGTCCCGACCGCGAGTCCGACATCGCGCCGCTGGACGCGCTGGTCGACGCCGTCGAGCGGGTGGTCTGGTTCGACCACCACCAGTGGCCCGATGACCTCGCCGACGACGTGGACGCCGCGGGCGTCGAACGCACCGTCGGCGACTCCGACGAGGTGTGCACCGCCGACGTGGCGCTGGCCGAACTCGACCACGACTTCGACGAGCAGTGGGCGGACCTCGCTGCTGTCACCCGTGACCACGACCTCTGGATACGCGACGACCCCCGTAGCGACGACCTCGCGGACCTCTCCTACTGGAGCGAACCCGAGGAGTACATCGAGGCGGTCCGCGAACACGGCCCCGACCTCTCCCCGGAGTACCACGAGTTCCTCGACGAGAAGCGCGTCGAGAAGGAGGCGCTCATCGAGAAGGCCGTCGACCGGGCGGAACTCCGCGAGGTCGGCGAGTGGACGGTCGGCGTCACCTACGGCCGCTGTTCACAGAACGAGGTCGCCGAGGCCCTGCGCGAGCAGGGGGCCGACGCGGCCGTCATCGTCAAGCCCGCCGGCTCCGCCTCGATTCGCGGTACAGAGAACTTCGAGCGCGCCCACGAGGTCGCCCAGCAGGTCAACGGTGGCGGCCACCCGAAGGCCGCCGGTTGCAAGCCCGACATCTACGACGACATGATGGACTACGCCCACCACTGGACGACGCAGGGGGCGGTGGCGAAGCAGGCCATCGTGGACGCGTTCCGACGGCTGCCCGAAGACGAAGAAGAAGGAATGGACACCGACCGGTAA
- a CDS encoding universal stress protein, translating into MFDTVVIATDGSGSAERAVEAALDLAARFDATVHGLYVVDTGEVEATPEEVREVLERALATTGGRALSFIREAADADADEELITAVRQGDPADEICKYAKEHDADVIASGTRGRHGEHGFLLGSVAEELVRQAPMPVLTVRQLEGEPNPERTEV; encoded by the coding sequence ATGTTCGATACGGTGGTCATCGCCACGGACGGCTCCGGCAGCGCAGAGCGGGCCGTCGAAGCGGCGCTGGACCTGGCGGCGCGCTTCGACGCGACTGTCCACGGGCTGTACGTCGTCGACACCGGCGAGGTCGAGGCGACGCCCGAAGAGGTCCGGGAGGTGCTGGAGCGCGCGCTGGCGACCACTGGCGGTCGCGCCCTCTCGTTCATCCGGGAGGCCGCCGACGCCGACGCCGACGAGGAGCTCATCACCGCCGTCCGGCAGGGCGACCCGGCCGACGAAATCTGCAAGTACGCGAAGGAACACGACGCCGACGTCATCGCCAGCGGGACCCGCGGCCGCCACGGCGAACACGGCTTCCTGCTGGGGAGCGTCGCCGAGGAGCTCGTCCGGCAGGCCCCGATGCCGGTGCTGACGGTCCGCCAGCTCGAAGGCGAACCCAACCCCGAGCGGACCGAAGTCTGA
- a CDS encoding CheR family methyltransferase, whose translation MNKGSERTFETLVEFIGEEMDFESGFYNDSYLDRRITARMRRTDTDDYQSYQRLLERDDGEREELLDSLSINVTGFFRNPDAWERLRPVLRDLTANNRRVRLWSAPSADGREPYSAAMLALDDPEVDARRIEITATDINADILEEAREGTYATSQTTDIAEELEPLDDYSKYIQQEGDTFRVRDRVKEMVTFEQHDLIRGDPKRDFDMVFCRNLLIYIDSEFKVPIFETIRGSLREDGYLMIGMTETLPTECRDAFEAVDKRHRIYRRV comes from the coding sequence ATGAACAAAGGCAGCGAACGTACCTTCGAGACCCTCGTGGAGTTCATCGGCGAGGAGATGGACTTCGAATCGGGCTTTTACAACGACTCGTATCTCGACCGTCGCATCACCGCGCGGATGCGCCGGACCGACACCGACGACTACCAGTCCTACCAGCGCCTGCTGGAACGCGACGACGGCGAGCGCGAGGAACTGCTCGACTCGCTGTCGATAAACGTCACCGGCTTCTTCCGGAACCCGGACGCGTGGGAGCGCCTGCGGCCGGTCCTCCGGGACCTCACGGCGAACAACCGCCGTGTGCGGCTCTGGTCGGCCCCGAGCGCCGACGGCCGGGAACCGTACTCGGCGGCGATGCTCGCGCTCGACGACCCCGAAGTCGACGCCCGACGTATCGAAATCACGGCGACGGACATCAACGCCGACATCCTCGAAGAGGCCCGCGAGGGGACCTACGCCACCTCACAGACGACCGACATCGCCGAGGAACTGGAGCCCCTGGATGACTACTCCAAGTACATACAACAGGAGGGGGACACCTTTCGGGTCCGGGACCGGGTCAAGGAGATGGTCACCTTCGAGCAACACGACCTCATCCGTGGCGACCCCAAGCGGGACTTCGATATGGTGTTTTGCCGGAACCTCCTCATCTACATCGACTCGGAGTTCAAGGTGCCCATCTTCGAGACGATTCGGGGGTCGCTCCGCGAGGACGGCTACCTCATGATAGGCATGACCGAGACGCTGCCGACGGAGTGTCGCGACGCCTTCGAGGCGGTCGACAAACGACACCGTATCTACCGGCGAGTGTAG
- a CDS encoding CheF family chemotaxis protein, producing the protein MSESVIADFVGKFNSEVAGRGDPIKGRVVLSQKRLVLAASEDDKLTIPLESIFDIAIGQVPPDLGDFFDSTVTIAFERNGKRLVAAIEADDEKIEKFGTVLFKAVVNGTETTVKERARVGGRVTDEPFRTAKLFLTPGSVEFRRSDGSFTVDLKTVSDFDRNTREINGKGRPVLTVRHMKDGTAMTTLAAMASNRKMSILGRYLRREYADLMEELKDVELTKDKKEVLVAMYSTGDMDGMPLASILGKDSSEVSMILQDLSADGLVQDGTDGPALTPTGQVVASRHLEDVNA; encoded by the coding sequence ATGTCGGAATCAGTGATCGCGGATTTCGTCGGCAAATTTAACTCCGAGGTGGCCGGCCGGGGTGACCCGATAAAGGGCCGTGTCGTCCTCTCCCAGAAGCGGCTGGTACTGGCCGCCAGCGAGGACGACAAGCTCACGATTCCGCTGGAATCCATCTTCGACATCGCCATCGGGCAGGTCCCGCCGGACCTGGGCGATTTCTTCGACTCGACGGTGACGATTGCCTTCGAGCGTAATGGAAAGCGGCTGGTGGCGGCCATCGAGGCCGACGACGAGAAAATCGAGAAGTTCGGCACCGTGCTTTTCAAGGCCGTCGTCAACGGCACCGAAACGACGGTCAAGGAGCGGGCTCGCGTCGGTGGGCGCGTCACCGACGAGCCGTTCCGGACCGCGAAACTGTTTCTCACGCCCGGCAGCGTCGAGTTCCGGCGCAGCGACGGGTCGTTCACGGTCGACCTCAAGACGGTGTCGGACTTCGACCGGAACACGCGGGAGATAAACGGGAAGGGCCGGCCGGTGCTGACGGTCCGGCACATGAAAGACGGGACGGCGATGACGACGCTGGCCGCGATGGCGTCGAACCGCAAGATGTCCATCCTCGGGCGCTACCTCCGCCGCGAGTACGCCGACCTCATGGAGGAACTCAAGGACGTCGAACTCACGAAGGACAAGAAGGAGGTGCTGGTGGCGATGTACTCGACCGGCGACATGGACGGGATGCCGCTGGCGAGCATCCTCGGCAAAGACTCCTCGGAGGTGTCGATGATTCTCCAGGACCTCTCCGCTGACGGCCTCGTGCAGGACGGGACCGACGGACCGGCGCTCACGCCGACCGGCCAGGTCGTCGCCAGCCGTCACCTCGAAGACGTGAACGCCTGA
- a CDS encoding DUF7112 family protein, translating to MPDRVPSDHDAVETHRVPVESVGRTDRPRVLLPAGLGFDDGDTLRLALDGDRYHAVVETSLDGEPVVSHVADNRRLARERAGTNRLAEWVADGDVSLGGSAHLDVVTDGEEYGLRTPGKRVVYTATGGPDASLSDIARDLDG from the coding sequence GTGCCGGACCGCGTTCCCAGCGACCACGACGCCGTCGAGACGCATCGCGTTCCCGTCGAGTCGGTCGGCCGGACCGACCGCCCGCGGGTCCTGTTACCGGCGGGCCTGGGCTTCGACGACGGCGACACCCTCCGCCTGGCGCTCGACGGCGACCGGTACCACGCCGTCGTCGAGACGAGCCTCGACGGCGAGCCGGTCGTCTCACACGTCGCCGACAACCGCCGGCTGGCCCGCGAGCGGGCGGGGACGAACCGCCTCGCCGAGTGGGTCGCCGACGGCGACGTCTCGCTGGGCGGCTCGGCACACCTCGACGTGGTCACCGACGGCGAGGAGTACGGCCTCCGGACGCCGGGCAAACGCGTCGTCTACACGGCGACCGGCGGGCCGGACGCCTCGCTGTCCGACATCGCCCGGGACCTCGACGGCTGA
- a CDS encoding dCTP deaminase/dUTPase family protein has translation MTDFGAYVTDIVHEPTQTDSPGFDLTVASVYEIVEPGRIDFGGGELDAAGVAPHASEKRDPEDDYEWWTLRGGQYLVEYNESLTGEATVTFQPRTELLERGATHPTLHVDVLPRVPLSVGGAGLRLKENARISTIVGAEEPPSDGE, from the coding sequence ATGACCGACTTCGGCGCGTACGTCACGGACATCGTCCACGAACCGACTCAGACTGACAGCCCGGGGTTCGACCTGACAGTGGCCTCGGTGTACGAAATCGTCGAGCCGGGGCGCATCGACTTCGGCGGCGGCGAACTCGACGCGGCCGGCGTCGCGCCCCACGCCAGCGAGAAGCGAGACCCGGAAGACGACTACGAGTGGTGGACGCTGCGGGGCGGCCAGTACCTCGTCGAGTACAACGAGTCGCTGACCGGCGAGGCGACGGTGACGTTCCAGCCGCGGACGGAACTGCTCGAACGCGGCGCGACCCACCCGACGCTGCACGTCGACGTGCTCCCGCGCGTGCCGCTGTCGGTCGGCGGTGCGGGACTGCGGCTCAAGGAGAACGCCAGAATCAGCACGATTGTCGGGGCCGAGGAGCCGCCGTCGGACGGCGAGTGA